In Planctobacterium marinum, the DNA window GCAACGATTCTTGTTTCCGACATTTATTATTCAGTGCATCTATTTATCCTTGAGTATCTGGCCCATTACTTTTAAAGTGCGCTATTCTTTGGCTAGCTAATTTCTTTTATTTCTCATACACATGCAATATCGCTCCATCGTCAGGATCTTGGGTTTACTGGTAGCAATGTTCAGTGTCACCATGGTGCCACCTGCTCTGGTATCTTTGATTTTTCAGGATGGCGGAGGCCTACCGTTTTTACTGGCTTTCTTTTTGTGTTTAATCACAGGCGTAGCTATTTGGTACCCCAACAAGGATGCGCGAGACGATCTACGTGCTAAAGAGGGCTTTTTAATCGTTGCTTTGTTTTGGGCCGTACTAGCCAGTTTCGGGGCGTTGCCATTGATTTTGATGGAACAGCCTCAGATGTCAGTAACAGATGCTTTTTTTGAATCCTTTTCTGGTTTAACCACTACGGGTGCCACCGTTATCCAAGGCATCGAGTTCCTGCCCAAAGCGGTACAGTTTTATAGACAACAGTTACAGTGGTTGGGCGGTATGGGGATTATCGTTTTGGCTGTCGCTATTTTACCCATTCTCGGTGTAGGGGGAATGCAGCTTTATCGGGCGGAAACGCCGGGCCCGGTGAAAGACTCCAAGATGACACCGAGAATTGCCGATACGGCAAAACACCTATGGTATATTTATCTGTCTTTAACCATAGCATGCACCGTTGCTTATTGGTTGGCTGGAATGAGCTGGTTTGACGCGATCTGTCACGCGTTTTCCACTATTGCGATTGGCGGCTTTTCCACTTATGACGCCAGTTTAGGGCATTTTGACTCAACGCTGATAAATCTGGTATGTGTGGTCTTTTTATGG includes these proteins:
- a CDS encoding TrkH family potassium uptake protein; protein product: MQYRSIVRILGLLVAMFSVTMVPPALVSLIFQDGGGLPFLLAFFLCLITGVAIWYPNKDARDDLRAKEGFLIVALFWAVLASFGALPLILMEQPQMSVTDAFFESFSGLTTTGATVIQGIEFLPKAVQFYRQQLQWLGGMGIIVLAVAILPILGVGGMQLYRAETPGPVKDSKMTPRIADTAKHLWYIYLSLTIACTVAYWLAGMSWFDAICHAFSTIAIGGFSTYDASLGHFDSTLINLVCVVFLWIAALNFALHYAAATGRSLKTYFSDPELKAFFSIQFTLVLITFLVLVYYELYDNAEQAFDQALLQAVSISTTAGFATTDFSQWPVFLPIILIFASFIGGCAGSTGGGLKVIRVLLLYLQGKREVDRLIHPKAIYSVKLGDRALPSRVVDAVWGFFSAYALVFVIIMICLIATGLDNLTAFSATAAMLNNLGPGLGEVAASYSTVSDAGKWFLILAMLFGRLEVFSLLVLFSPTFWRS